The Candidatus Neomarinimicrobiota bacterium genome contains the following window.
GAGCGAGCCGAGAACTGGGTTGAATGTTTCTTTAGCAACGATTCTTTTCGCTCTTTTCTTCTAAAGAAAAGAGCAGAAGAGAAGAATTTCGTGACACTGAACCACAAGACGATTTATTCCCGGCTGGAGCATCCATTTAGCTCCGAAACAGTGTTTCCTCGCGGTTAAACCACTTCACGCAGCCCCACAGACCCAGAGCACCGAGGATAAAGAGGGAGACGTACACCTCCACCAGGTGCACCGGGTTGATGGTTCCGGCAAGTACATCCTTTGTCGCCAGGGAGACATTAAGAATCGGAACCAGAGCCGTCCGGGCATTCAGTTCCATGCCCGGCAGCGTCCCAATCAGGGCGGGAAGGATGATAGCCATATTGAGGGGAGTGATAATACTTTGCGCTTCCTTGAAGGATCTGGCGAAGATGGAAAGGCTCAGAATCACTGCCGCGAAGAAAGCGGCGATAGGGAGAAGAAGTGTAAGAATCATGAGAATCATTTTCGGTCCCAGCATTTCCATAACTACATCCAGAACGTCCGGCGGTATCTCGGGAAACCGGCGCACGGCAAGATAAAGACCCACCATGGAAATTAGCGCGGTTGCCACACCCGCCAGCATGACAACGAAAAACTTGCCCATGACAATCTCCAACCGACTCGCTGGTGACGACAGAAGTGTCTCCAGTGTC
Protein-coding sequences here:
- a CDS encoding ABC transporter permease — its product is TLETLLSSPASRLEIVMGKFFVVMLAGVATALISMVGLYLAVRRFPEIPPDVLDVVMEMLGPKMILMILTLLLPIAAFFAAVILSLSIFARSFKEAQSIITPLNMAIILPALIGTLPGMELNARTALVPILNVSLATKDVLAGTINPVHLVEVYVSLFILGALGLWGCVKWFNREETLFRS